From Palaemon carinicauda isolate YSFRI2023 chromosome 29, ASM3689809v2, whole genome shotgun sequence, one genomic window encodes:
- the LOC137622355 gene encoding protein unzipped-like: MASHLMLRILLTVAYVNMALATIDMAKLWGADGGSQVTSSTLAWVKGETTKTPEHAVPITLENPLGPYWCRGRHRGQYVPGALQDDGTCMVPFLGKAYNLERFDILVSLNGSARLHLMPWDKYRAKPEKAVLTPDLMLAMAPFSSDPDAPMIPGHVGPNQRFRKAWLLNGTSTIRVEKAYLLVEEEPSSYSLDNIVLDDARVLLNESMVTLKKVTMENNGEVEQNVSELVTYEVREKQYWGRVKGTVTALRAIITNPKDAPVAMPSPGTPMSLMWGIDNSLARVDTVTLIHKLPPGIGVEVTLEGTTRHFEAPYSGILTAHYGDGTKQARSIFSLHIHEALVGVTAVYNRYYYIANGTEVTEMPSTSSTLYELTTTTTTTTTTTTTTTTTTTTTTTTTPPPTTTEPPTTTPTTEIPTTEIPTEPYIDSAFHPQSLSKDSDSDSSEPEDDNNIGVINRPADRLMSAIASVVMTAIFRYYVVFPAM, translated from the coding sequence AATCCTCCTGACGGTGGCATATGTGAATATGGCTCTCGCCACCATAGACATGGCTAAGCTATGGGGAGCCGACGGTGGGTCGCAGGTAACATCCTCAACACTGGCCTGGGTTAAGGGAGAAACAACCAAGACTCCTGAACACGCCGTGCCAATTACTTTGGAGAACCCCTTAGGACCCTACTGGTGTCGAGGGAGGCACCGGGGCCAGTACGTGCCAGGAGCTCTTCAGGATGATGGTACCTGCATGGTGCCTTTCCTTGGAAAAGCTTACAACCTGGAACGATTCGACATCCTCGTCTCCCTTAACGGATCAGCGAGGCTTCATCTGATGCCCTGGGACAAGTATAGAGCCAAACCAGAAAAAGCTGTCCTCACGCCAGACCTGATGCTGGCTATGGCACCCTTCAGCTCAGATCCAGACGCGCCTATGATCCCAGGGCACGTTGGTCCCAATCAGCGCTTTAGAAAGGCATGGCTTCTAAATGGTACTTCCACGATACGAGTGGAGAAAGCTTACCTCCTGGTAGAAGAAGAACCTTCCAGCTATTCTCTGGATAACATTGTTTTAGATGATGCTCGTGTGTTGCTGAATGAATCCATGGTCACTCTAAAAAAAGTCACAATGGAAAACAATGGTGAGGTCGAACAGAATGTCTCCGAACTGGTGACTTATGAAGTCCGGGAAAAGCAATACTGGGGACGCGTAAAGGGCACTGTCACTGCTCTAAGAGCTATAATCACAAACCCAAAGGATGCTCCAGTTGCTATGCCTTCTCCTGGTACTCCCATGTCTCTTATGTGGGGCATTGATAACTCTTTGGCCCGAGTTGACACGGTAACACTTATTCATAAGCTCCCTCCTGGTATTGGAGTTGAAGTAACCCTAGAAGGAACAACGAGGCACTTTGAGGCACCTTATTCTGGAATTCTCACTGCTCATTATGGTGACGGCACCAAGCAAGCGAGGAGCATCTTCTCTCTCCACATCCACGAAGCTCTTGTGGGGGTAACAGCTGTGTATAACCGATATTACTACATTGCCAACGGAACGGAAGTGACTGAAATGCCATCAACATCAAGCACCCTGTACGAGCTTACCACGACaaccaccaccacaaccaccacTACAACTACCACAACCACCACCACAACCACTACCACAACCACCACACCACCTCCTACAACAACAGAACCACCTACTACAACCCCTACAACGGAGATACCAACCACTGAAATCCCAACAGAGCCATACATTGACAGTGCCTTCCACCCACAGTCTCTATCCAAGGACTCTGACTCTGATTCTTCTGAACCTGAGGATGACAACAACATTGGAGTAATCAACCGACCGGCCGATCGTCTAATGTCTGCCATTGCTTCAGTGGTCATGACAGCAATCTTCAGGTACTATGTGGTGTTCCCGGCGATGTGA